In Nicotiana tabacum cultivar K326 chromosome 17, ASM71507v2, whole genome shotgun sequence, one DNA window encodes the following:
- the LOC142171950 gene encoding secreted RxLR effector protein 161-like → MTDEIEKMKADPYPSAVRSLMYAMLCTRPDICFAVGMVSRFQSNPGREHWTDVKHIIRYLKRTRDYMLVYHSGDLVPIGYTDSDFQSDRDSRKFTSRYVFTLGGGAIS, encoded by the coding sequence ATGACCGATGAGATAGAAAAGATGAAGGCGGACCCTTATCCTTCTGCTGTAAGGAGTCTCATGTATGCTATGTtgtgtactagacctgatatctgCTTTGCTGTTGGCATGGTtagtagatttcagtcaaatCCTGGACGAGAACACTGGACTGACGTTAAACATATAATCAGGTACCTGAAAAGGACTAGGGATTATATGTTGGTTTATCACTCAGGTGATCTTGTACCCATTGGCTATACTGATTCAGATTTCCAGTCAGATAGAGATTCTAGAAAATTTACCTCAAGATATGTTTTTACCTTAGGAGGTGGAGCCATAAGTTGA